The following are from one region of the Paenibacillus bovis genome:
- a CDS encoding threonine aldolase family protein: MISFLNDYSEGAHPAIMQALQDTNLVSTIGYGLDEYCALAADRIREAVQSDHAQVHFLVGGTQANRVLISSALRPHEAVITALTGHVVDHETGAIEASGHKVLTIPASQGKLTPELAERIRAAHNSEHMVKPRMVYVSNSTEIGTFYSLQELEELSAYCRSHHMYFFLDGARLGSALTAPGNDVTLPDLARLTDAFYIGGTKNGALFGEALVLVNPALQQDFRHHIKQNGAMLAKGRLLGIQFAELFRDQLYFRIAAHANAMAALLKQAITEAGYSFMIDSNTNQLFPILPNEVLEQLRSRYLFSHWEKTSDTHSVIRLVTSWATAEEDVQAFAEELLAISGAAVSK, from the coding sequence ATGATCAGCTTTTTGAATGATTACAGCGAGGGTGCCCATCCTGCTATTATGCAGGCACTGCAGGATACCAATCTGGTGTCGACTATAGGCTATGGATTGGATGAATACTGTGCGCTTGCAGCAGACCGGATTCGTGAAGCCGTACAGTCGGATCACGCACAGGTACATTTTCTGGTTGGCGGCACACAGGCTAATCGCGTGCTGATCTCTTCGGCTTTGCGTCCGCACGAAGCAGTTATTACTGCGCTGACCGGTCATGTAGTGGACCATGAGACGGGTGCGATCGAAGCCTCGGGTCACAAAGTACTCACGATTCCTGCATCCCAGGGCAAGCTCACACCGGAACTGGCCGAACGCATTCGGGCGGCGCACAACTCCGAGCATATGGTCAAGCCGCGGATGGTATATGTGTCCAATTCCACTGAAATTGGCACATTTTACAGCCTGCAAGAGCTGGAAGAACTGTCTGCCTACTGCCGCAGCCATCACATGTACTTTTTCCTGGATGGCGCGCGTCTAGGCTCTGCACTGACTGCCCCGGGAAATGATGTGACACTACCGGATCTGGCAAGACTAACAGATGCCTTTTATATCGGTGGTACGAAAAATGGAGCACTGTTCGGCGAAGCACTTGTACTCGTGAATCCGGCGTTGCAGCAGGATTTTCGCCATCACATCAAGCAAAATGGAGCCATGCTCGCCAAAGGCCGACTGCTGGGCATCCAATTTGCCGAGCTGTTCCGCGATCAATTATACTTCCGGATTGCGGCTCATGCCAATGCGATGGCTGCTCTACTCAAGCAGGCAATCACCGAAGCGGGATACTCCTTTATGATTGATTCGAATACGAATCAGCTGTTCCCGATTCTGCCGAATGAGGTACTCGAGCAGCTGCGATCCCGTTATCTGTTCAGTCACTGGGAGAAAACAAGTGACACACACAGCGTAATCCGCCTGGTCACCTCCTGGGCGACAGCCGAGGAAGATGTACAGGCATTTGCAGAAGAACTGCTGGCAATTAGCGGAGCAGCTGTTAGCAAATAA
- a CDS encoding MBL fold metallo-hydrolase, with product MVKRLVRLADHVFRLSLPLGEGKVNSYLFEGTKGYTVVDTGVNDEATRREWQQLIENGLIIEKVVITHGHPDHIGLASWFRQEIGVPIIYSKIGYERMKMYHEQWLQFSEDDLTPYAFNIKYDGPEVSAKQFYRHMGGSFLEPDQLYGHRDKLMLGDQEYEAIHTPGHAWDHFCFWNAELRILLCADMVFADTAPMVPCWTEEDNSPLEEYFRSLDQIKEYPAELVLPGHEHIIHDLGQRIRDVRNAHHFRMQQLLGMMDKEGKTAGQLCRELYGHRHTGTQELLEFYTALSRLMYLQQEGFADSFVHNDRVYFRKM from the coding sequence ATGGTTAAGCGACTCGTCAGACTGGCAGATCATGTATTCCGTCTTTCCCTGCCTCTGGGAGAGGGGAAAGTGAATAGTTATTTGTTTGAAGGAACCAAAGGCTATACGGTGGTCGACACCGGAGTGAATGATGAAGCCACCCGCCGGGAATGGCAGCAGCTGATCGAGAATGGACTGATCATCGAGAAAGTCGTGATTACTCATGGACATCCGGATCATATTGGGCTGGCCAGCTGGTTTCGGCAGGAAATTGGCGTACCGATCATCTATTCCAAGATCGGCTATGAACGCATGAAGATGTATCATGAACAGTGGCTGCAATTCTCCGAAGATGATCTTACTCCGTACGCCTTTAACATCAAATATGACGGACCTGAAGTGTCTGCCAAGCAATTCTATCGCCATATGGGTGGCAGCTTTCTGGAACCGGATCAGCTGTATGGACATCGGGACAAACTGATGCTAGGCGATCAGGAATATGAAGCGATCCATACACCGGGACATGCCTGGGATCACTTCTGCTTCTGGAATGCAGAGCTGCGTATACTGCTATGTGCCGATATGGTATTTGCAGATACGGCTCCGATGGTGCCCTGCTGGACAGAAGAGGACAATAGTCCGCTCGAAGAATATTTCCGCTCTCTGGATCAGATCAAGGAATATCCGGCAGAACTCGTATTGCCTGGACATGAGCATATTATCCATGATCTGGGCCAGCGTATCCGCGATGTGCGCAATGCCCATCATTTTCGTATGCAACAGCTGCTGGGCATGATGGACAAGGAAGGCAAAACAGCTGGTCAGCTCTGCCGGGAACTATATGGACACCGTCATACCGGCACCCAGGAGCTGCTTGAATTCTATACAGCATTGTCACGGCTTATGTATTTGCAGCAGGAAGGCTTTGCAGATTCGTTTGTGCATAATGACAGGGTGTATTTCAGGAAAATGTAG
- a CDS encoding DinB family protein: MSNSFIFTWTARNRQNIQKYFENLPEEHRTTVPQGFNNNLHWQIGHIVTVTDGIVYGFAGKEPKLPKAYSEFFGPGTKPAEWNGEPPAWDEIIKVLNEQPEQLREVFADQLDTPVGKADNFAGAKVINDLLELNLSHESSHSGMINAMSRLLKQG; this comes from the coding sequence ATGTCAAACTCATTTATTTTTACATGGACAGCAAGAAACCGTCAGAATATTCAAAAATATTTTGAGAATCTTCCGGAAGAGCACAGAACAACGGTCCCACAGGGATTCAATAACAATCTCCACTGGCAGATCGGCCATATCGTCACTGTAACAGACGGTATTGTATATGGCTTTGCCGGCAAAGAACCAAAACTTCCCAAAGCGTATTCCGAATTCTTCGGACCGGGTACCAAACCGGCAGAATGGAATGGCGAACCGCCGGCATGGGATGAAATAATAAAGGTACTCAATGAGCAGCCTGAACAGCTTCGTGAAGTATTCGCAGACCAACTTGATACACCTGTAGGCAAAGCCGATAATTTTGCAGGTGCCAAAGTTATTAATGATCTGCTGGAACTGAACCTGTCCCATGAGTCTTCCCATAGCGGGATGATCAATGCAATGAGCCGCCTGCTCAAGCAGGGCTGA
- a CDS encoding serine hydrolase domain-containing protein has translation MNKPYHFVKHSVQVFMLFTLLVFTLIGGVLLPYAGKTDAAPKQNASFSPAEVDQFMQQTMRKLHIPGASIAIVHGKKMIYAKGYGKADRAGKPVTPTTSFVIGSMSKTVTAAAIMQLAEQKKIRLDDPVQQYLPWFRLADEQALQQITIADLLHQTSGLPQVDGIKAITQGSGSLEQHIRSLQNVSPQSTPGHTFEYSNLNYNILGGIVEAISGQTYEDYISSHIFQPLNMSHSYASRQQAQLAGEEYQGYQPILGWMLPTAQLEHSGTVPSGYLMSSAEDMAHFLIAQMNKGQFGSNRLLSPASIAAMHAPASDMGEGAHYAMGWVVESSTISHNGSTENSYSKMMIDGEYGIVVLTNSLDYLDSASYEGILTGIQQIIHHESPEPVGRSAGTSAIYMIINLLSVVLVLLLIWRLVRLFQKGLRPSASRGYSILRIILIILLQIALPALLIWYAGIALVSWPVILLFLPGMGHAFLAGLVLWILLGILKLIWLARHKGHSRSIRRSYP, from the coding sequence ATGAATAAGCCCTATCATTTCGTAAAGCATTCTGTACAAGTATTTATGCTGTTCACACTTCTTGTTTTTACCTTGATAGGTGGAGTTCTGTTACCCTATGCCGGTAAGACGGATGCTGCACCGAAACAGAATGCGTCCTTTTCACCGGCAGAGGTAGATCAGTTTATGCAGCAGACGATGAGAAAATTGCATATCCCCGGAGCATCGATAGCCATCGTTCATGGCAAGAAAATGATATATGCCAAAGGATATGGCAAAGCTGATCGTGCAGGCAAGCCGGTTACACCAACTACTTCTTTTGTAATAGGCTCCATGAGTAAGACAGTTACGGCTGCAGCCATTATGCAACTGGCCGAGCAAAAAAAGATCAGGCTGGATGATCCAGTACAGCAGTACCTACCCTGGTTCCGTCTGGCAGATGAACAGGCTTTACAGCAAATAACGATCGCTGATCTTCTGCATCAGACGAGCGGATTGCCACAAGTGGATGGAATCAAGGCAATAACCCAGGGATCAGGGTCGTTGGAGCAGCATATTCGAAGTCTCCAAAATGTCAGTCCTCAATCTACACCAGGTCATACATTTGAGTATTCCAATCTGAACTATAATATTCTCGGCGGTATCGTGGAAGCCATATCCGGGCAAACGTATGAAGACTATATCAGCAGTCATATCTTCCAGCCGCTTAATATGTCGCACAGCTATGCATCCCGGCAGCAGGCACAGCTTGCAGGAGAAGAATATCAGGGATACCAGCCTATTCTGGGCTGGATGCTGCCGACTGCGCAGCTGGAGCATAGCGGCACAGTGCCTTCCGGCTATCTGATGTCCAGTGCAGAGGATATGGCCCATTTTCTGATAGCCCAGATGAACAAAGGACAGTTCGGCAGCAATCGGCTGTTGTCCCCGGCAAGTATAGCAGCTATGCATGCACCTGCTTCAGATATGGGCGAAGGGGCTCACTATGCTATGGGATGGGTAGTGGAAAGCAGTACGATTTCTCATAATGGCTCTACGGAAAATAGTTATTCCAAAATGATGATCGATGGAGAATACGGAATCGTTGTACTGACCAATTCACTGGACTACCTGGATTCAGCATCCTATGAAGGTATTCTGACCGGTATTCAGCAGATTATTCATCATGAATCTCCTGAACCGGTAGGCAGAAGTGCGGGGACTTCTGCCATATACATGATTATTAATCTGCTGAGCGTAGTGTTGGTATTGCTATTGATCTGGAGGCTGGTGCGGCTGTTCCAAAAAGGATTACGTCCATCTGCAAGCAGAGGATATTCTATCCTGCGCATCATTCTGATTATACTGCTTCAGATTGCACTGCCTGCCTTATTGATCTGGTATGCCGGGATAGCATTGGTATCCTGGCCAGTGATTCTGCTGTTCCTGCCTGGCATGGGACATGCTTTTCTGGCAGGTCTGGTTCTCTGGATACTCCTTGGCATACTGAAGTTGATATGGCTGGCTCGACATAAAGGTCATTCCCGAAGCATCAGACGTTCCTATCCGTAA
- a CDS encoding UbiD family decarboxylase yields MYSNLQECLMDLERNGHLIRIKEEVDPHLEMAAIHLKVYEAGGPALLFENVKGTRFRAASNIFGTMERSRFIFRSTWASTENIIALRSDPMKALKNPFGNMKNGLAAFKALPSKKANGLPVTAQEIQISDLPLIQHWPMDGGAFVTLPQVYSEDPDKPGIMNSNLGMYRIQLNGNDYELNREIGLHYQIHRGIGVHQSKANKLGQPLKVSIFIGGPPAHTLSAVMPLPEGLSEMTFAGLLAGRRFNYSYIDGYCVSNDADFVITGEIYPDATKPEGPFGDHLGYYSLAHPFPVMKVHKVFARHDAIWPFTVVGRPPQEDTVFGELIHELTGDAVKQEIPGVKEVHAVDAAGVHPLLFAIGSERYTPYQKVKQPAEILTIANRILGTGQVSLAKYLFITAEDQIPLDTHREADFIGYILERMDLHRDIHFQTNTTIDTLDYSGTGLNTGSKVIFAAYGDKRRDLCREVPEELQHLRTLFNPRLVMPGVIAVQSMPFTDYAAARQELADICASLEARGTLASVPMIILCDDSTMVSETLSNFLWVTFTRSNPSHDIYGTNSFYENKHWGCDNMIIDARVKPHQAPPLVPDPAVEQKIERLFASGGSLSEIKLK; encoded by the coding sequence ATGTACAGCAACCTGCAAGAGTGCCTGATGGATCTGGAACGCAATGGTCATCTGATCCGAATCAAGGAAGAAGTGGACCCTCATCTGGAGATGGCTGCGATTCATCTGAAAGTATACGAAGCCGGCGGTCCGGCATTATTATTTGAAAATGTAAAAGGAACTCGATTTCGTGCAGCATCCAATATATTCGGTACAATGGAGCGCAGCCGGTTTATTTTCCGCAGTACGTGGGCATCTACCGAGAATATTATCGCCCTGCGCAGTGATCCGATGAAGGCGCTGAAAAATCCTTTTGGTAATATGAAAAATGGACTTGCTGCCTTTAAAGCACTGCCTTCCAAAAAAGCAAACGGGCTGCCGGTAACGGCGCAGGAAATCCAGATCAGCGATCTTCCGCTAATCCAGCATTGGCCGATGGATGGCGGAGCTTTTGTGACGTTGCCTCAGGTATACAGCGAAGATCCGGACAAGCCGGGCATTATGAATTCCAATCTGGGGATGTACCGTATCCAGCTAAACGGCAATGACTATGAACTGAATCGGGAAATTGGCCTGCATTACCAGATTCATCGCGGTATCGGAGTCCATCAGTCCAAAGCTAACAAACTGGGACAACCACTCAAAGTAAGTATTTTTATCGGCGGTCCTCCGGCACATACATTATCTGCTGTCATGCCGCTGCCCGAAGGGCTGAGCGAGATGACTTTTGCCGGACTGCTCGCCGGTCGCCGTTTCAATTACAGCTATATTGACGGGTATTGTGTCAGCAATGACGCCGATTTTGTAATTACCGGCGAGATTTATCCGGATGCTACCAAGCCGGAAGGTCCATTTGGTGACCATCTGGGCTATTACAGTCTGGCTCATCCTTTTCCAGTAATGAAAGTACACAAAGTATTTGCCCGTCATGATGCAATCTGGCCGTTTACCGTTGTGGGGCGTCCGCCGCAGGAAGATACCGTATTCGGTGAATTGATTCACGAACTGACCGGCGATGCCGTCAAACAGGAGATTCCGGGAGTCAAGGAAGTGCATGCCGTCGATGCCGCTGGTGTGCATCCGCTGCTGTTTGCGATCGGCAGCGAGCGCTATACTCCGTATCAAAAGGTCAAGCAGCCGGCTGAGATTCTGACAATTGCCAACCGGATTCTGGGCACCGGCCAGGTGAGTCTGGCCAAGTATCTATTTATTACAGCAGAGGATCAGATTCCGCTGGATACGCATCGGGAAGCAGACTTTATCGGGTATATTCTGGAGCGGATGGATCTGCACCGGGATATTCATTTCCAGACCAATACGACAATTGATACCCTGGATTATTCAGGGACAGGACTCAATACCGGCAGTAAAGTTATCTTTGCCGCTTATGGGGACAAACGGCGTGATCTGTGCCGCGAAGTGCCGGAAGAGCTTCAGCATCTGCGTACACTGTTCAATCCGCGTCTTGTTATGCCGGGTGTAATTGCGGTACAAAGTATGCCGTTCACCGATTATGCGGCTGCCCGCCAGGAACTGGCTGATATTTGTGCGAGTCTGGAAGCCAGAGGAACACTCGCCTCTGTACCCATGATTATTTTGTGTGATGATAGCACAATGGTAAGCGAGACACTCAGCAATTTCCTGTGGGTGACCTTTACCCGCAGTAATCCGTCCCACGATATTTATGGAACAAACAGCTTCTATGAGAACAAGCACTGGGGCTGCGACAATATGATTATTGATGCACGGGTCAAGCCGCATCAGGCCCCACCGCTTGTACCGGATCCGGCTGTCGAGCAGAAGATCGAGCGACTGTTTGCCAGTGGAGGCAGTCTGAGCGAGATCAAACTGAAATAA
- a CDS encoding MarR family transcriptional regulator — MNTMQKQAFQAVEQLLLKREQNVQRQQQLAEQMATEMEVSSHRWTITQLHLLSILQTQGQVNNMYLAEQLRISRPAVTKATAILLKHELIREVRRPDNLKEVYYTLTPAGEQLATIHERLHNRLLEQYEQLFSQFDESELTTIIRFLHAWASYI, encoded by the coding sequence ATGAATACTATGCAAAAGCAAGCATTTCAAGCAGTGGAGCAGCTATTACTCAAGCGTGAGCAAAATGTGCAGCGGCAACAGCAGCTGGCCGAACAAATGGCAACAGAAATGGAAGTGTCCTCTCACAGATGGACAATTACCCAGCTACATTTACTATCGATTTTGCAGACACAGGGTCAGGTCAATAATATGTATCTGGCTGAGCAATTACGTATTTCACGACCAGCTGTTACCAAGGCGACAGCGATTCTGCTCAAGCATGAGCTGATTCGAGAAGTACGAAGACCTGACAATCTGAAAGAGGTCTATTACACCCTTACACCAGCAGGTGAGCAGCTCGCTACAATTCATGAGCGGCTGCATAATCGTTTGTTGGAGCAATACGAGCAGCTGTTCAGTCAGTTTGATGAGTCCGAATTGACGACGATTATCCGATTTTTGCATGCGTGGGCGTCGTATATATAA
- a CDS encoding serine/threonine protein kinase has product MKQVTEHFLKQIIIESIHPMEPIQVRYYPKPWVLLGAGNYAAVFYHPDYADYAVKVYAYGKQGLQEEAEVYRLLGTHPAYSRCYYAGDNFLILQKLQGTTLYECMKKGIRIPPQAIRDIDLALDYAVSRNLRPHDVHGKNVMIANGRGLIVDISDFSKQEDCRMWSDFKKAYYKFYWPIASRFVFPLPGFVLEGVRKGYQIYRRYKNRTAAAALRS; this is encoded by the coding sequence TTGAAGCAAGTAACAGAGCATTTTCTAAAACAGATTATTATCGAAAGTATTCATCCTATGGAACCTATTCAGGTGCGCTATTATCCCAAGCCGTGGGTGCTGCTCGGTGCAGGCAATTATGCAGCTGTTTTTTATCATCCGGATTACGCGGATTATGCAGTCAAGGTCTATGCATACGGCAAACAGGGACTTCAGGAAGAAGCGGAGGTGTACCGACTGCTTGGTACTCATCCGGCCTATTCCCGCTGTTATTATGCAGGCGATAACTTTCTGATTCTGCAAAAGCTGCAAGGCACAACATTATATGAGTGTATGAAAAAAGGTATCCGCATTCCGCCGCAGGCGATCAGGGATATCGATCTTGCGCTGGATTATGCGGTCTCCCGCAACCTGCGTCCCCATGATGTGCATGGTAAAAATGTTATGATCGCCAATGGACGCGGATTGATCGTGGACATCTCCGATTTCTCCAAGCAGGAAGATTGCCGGATGTGGTCGGATTTTAAAAAGGCCTATTACAAATTCTACTGGCCGATCGCTTCACGTTTTGTGTTTCCTTTGCCCGGATTTGTACTGGAGGGAGTACGCAAAGGATACCAGATCTATCGTCGATACAAAAACAGAACTGCAGCCGCAGCACTTCGTTCCTGA
- a CDS encoding DMT family transporter, producing MKGLLFSILAGVFLALQSVVNSRVGQDIGTWKAVMINQLGGFILAGLILVCMRGGNWRGFREVKPLYLLGGAFAAIIVFSNITAIHLVGATLTVSAVLISQLCLTFAIDSRGWFDTVRKSMHLPQFIGIGIMIAGVIILRLS from the coding sequence ATGAAAGGTTTGTTATTTTCCATTCTGGCCGGTGTGTTTCTTGCTCTGCAGAGCGTAGTGAATTCGCGGGTAGGACAGGATATCGGAACGTGGAAAGCGGTTATGATCAATCAGCTGGGTGGATTTATTCTGGCCGGGCTGATTCTTGTATGTATGCGTGGCGGGAACTGGCGCGGATTTCGCGAGGTCAAGCCGCTTTATTTGCTGGGAGGCGCTTTTGCCGCGATTATCGTATTCAGCAATATTACGGCGATCCATTTGGTCGGCGCGACGCTTACGGTCTCGGCTGTCCTGATTTCGCAGCTGTGTCTGACATTTGCTATTGATTCCAGAGGCTGGTTCGATACGGTCAGGAAGTCTATGCATTTGCCCCAGTTTATCGGGATCGGCATAATGATTGCGGGAGTTATTATACTGCGTCTCAGCTGA
- a CDS encoding GNAT family N-acetyltransferase, producing the protein MTLTLTTYHAWDQELWDQIRPIYTEAFVHGAKPEKILKAMLDRGIAFLHAGWDEGELVAMAVTGLSGPAEAQNLIIDYMAIRHDRRGRGEGKVFFGLLRDWAIEQHHIHAIIIEAEAEDTAENRERIVFWEKCGFIATDYVHHYIWIPETYRALVLPIAPGLVIHDDGQSLFRQITSFHEKSFLKSKA; encoded by the coding sequence ATGACATTAACACTAACCACATATCATGCCTGGGACCAGGAACTCTGGGATCAGATACGTCCCATTTATACCGAAGCTTTTGTGCATGGCGCCAAGCCGGAGAAAATTCTCAAAGCCATGCTGGATCGCGGAATTGCTTTTCTGCATGCAGGCTGGGATGAAGGTGAACTGGTCGCTATGGCAGTAACCGGATTGAGCGGCCCGGCCGAAGCGCAGAATCTGATTATTGATTATATGGCGATTCGTCATGATCGGCGTGGTCGGGGCGAAGGCAAAGTGTTCTTTGGCCTGTTGCGTGACTGGGCCATAGAGCAGCACCATATCCATGCGATTATTATTGAAGCAGAGGCGGAAGACACTGCCGAGAACCGGGAACGGATTGTATTCTGGGAGAAATGCGGCTTTATCGCTACGGATTATGTGCATCATTATATCTGGATTCCGGAGACATACCGTGCGCTGGTACTGCCCATTGCACCAGGACTGGTCATCCATGATGATGGACAATCCCTGTTTAGGCAGATTACTTCTTTTCACGAGAAATCATTTCTCAAAAGTAAAGCGTGA
- a CDS encoding Crp/Fnr family transcriptional regulator, with amino-acid sequence MQENQNRQQLADYLEQFDIQDVFHEPLLPHVSLYLFEPGEEICRQGGQSEMLYVLVKGMTKTSTTSPEGRTLVLSFKTPPEMIGDIEYIEKIENMNTVEAVTQVEALGIPYQWLYRYGQDHPPLLQFLLKIITSKFRIKSDSMSFNLMHPVETRLASYLLSVTTEQNPVLITGHPADYNLTDIANLIGTSYRHLNRVIGQFCTEGWIVRKRGSIAILNRPALYQLAGAAVF; translated from the coding sequence ATGCAGGAGAATCAGAATCGGCAGCAGCTGGCCGATTATTTGGAGCAATTCGATATTCAGGATGTATTTCATGAACCTCTGCTGCCGCATGTATCTCTGTATCTGTTTGAACCGGGTGAGGAGATTTGCCGACAGGGAGGACAATCCGAGATGCTCTATGTACTGGTCAAAGGAATGACCAAAACCTCCACTACTTCACCGGAAGGACGGACGCTGGTGCTTTCTTTTAAAACACCGCCCGAGATGATCGGAGACATTGAATATATCGAGAAAATCGAAAATATGAATACCGTAGAGGCAGTTACACAGGTAGAAGCGCTGGGTATCCCGTATCAATGGCTGTATCGATACGGACAGGATCATCCGCCGCTACTGCAGTTTCTGCTGAAGATTATTACTTCCAAGTTCAGGATCAAGTCCGATTCAATGAGCTTCAATCTGATGCATCCGGTCGAGACCCGGCTTGCAAGTTATCTATTATCTGTAACTACCGAACAGAATCCGGTGCTGATAACCGGTCATCCGGCTGATTATAACCTGACGGATATCGCTAATCTGATCGGTACCAGCTATCGGCATCTGAACCGGGTGATTGGGCAGTTCTGTACAGAAGGATGGATCGTTCGCAAAAGAGGCAGCATTGCCATCCTGAATCGTCCCGCGCTCTACCAACTGGCGGGTGCTGCCGTGTTCTAG
- a CDS encoding NUDIX hydrolase has product MTTIIDKIAWIHIQDQRILCARSKGKALYYIPGGKRETGESDEETLIREVEEELSVRIHPASVSSFGVFEAAADSKSADTVVRMSCYTGEYEGTIQPASEIETTAWLGYKDIEQVSAATRLIMEDLHKRGLIV; this is encoded by the coding sequence ATGACTACCATTATCGATAAAATTGCCTGGATACATATACAGGATCAGCGCATTCTGTGCGCACGCTCCAAAGGAAAAGCACTATATTATATCCCCGGCGGTAAAAGGGAAACAGGCGAGAGTGATGAAGAAACGCTCATTCGTGAAGTAGAGGAGGAGTTGTCTGTACGTATTCATCCGGCATCGGTATCTTCCTTTGGCGTATTCGAAGCGGCAGCAGACAGCAAAAGCGCAGATACCGTTGTGCGCATGTCCTGTTATACAGGAGAATACGAAGGAACGATTCAGCCAGCGAGCGAGATCGAGACCACAGCATGGCTGGGATACAAGGATATTGAACAGGTATCGGCAGCTACCCGTTTAATTATGGAAGATTTGCATAAGCGGGGCCTGATCGTATAA
- a CDS encoding alpha/beta fold hydrolase — MTMLFDGFQQTTIHTSEMSTRVRYGGDGPPLLLLHGHPQTHMMWHAVAPLLARDFTVIMPDLRGYGDSSKPPTDDQHYPYSKRAMAQDQIEIMKQLGYEQFAVVGHDRGGRCAYRLALDHPQAVRKLAVLDIIPTLEAYRRTDKDFAMGYWHWFFLSQPHDLPERLIGANPENYYFHGNHDLFHPEALADYLHHIYQPETIHAMCEDYRAGATIDCEIDAADMGQRKIQCPVLALWGEKGNLPGWYDVLGIWQDWAENVQGQSINSGHYLPEEAPEETYQALYAFLK, encoded by the coding sequence ATGACGATGTTATTCGATGGATTCCAACAGACCACCATTCATACCAGTGAAATGAGTACCCGCGTGCGTTATGGAGGCGATGGTCCGCCGCTGCTCCTGCTGCATGGACATCCCCAGACGCATATGATGTGGCATGCGGTCGCTCCCCTGCTCGCCCGGGATTTTACAGTGATTATGCCGGATCTGCGCGGTTATGGAGATAGCTCCAAACCTCCTACTGACGACCAACATTATCCGTATTCCAAAAGAGCCATGGCGCAGGATCAGATCGAGATTATGAAGCAGCTCGGTTACGAGCAATTTGCTGTTGTCGGTCATGATCGCGGAGGGCGCTGCGCATACCGACTCGCTCTGGATCATCCGCAGGCTGTTCGCAAGCTGGCGGTGCTCGATATTATCCCTACCCTGGAGGCTTATCGCCGAACGGACAAGGATTTTGCGATGGGATACTGGCACTGGTTTTTCCTCTCTCAGCCGCATGATCTACCGGAAAGACTGATCGGAGCCAACCCGGAGAATTACTATTTTCACGGTAATCATGATCTGTTCCATCCAGAAGCACTGGCGGATTATCTGCATCATATCTACCAACCGGAGACCATTCATGCGATGTGCGAAGACTACCGTGCCGGAGCAACCATAGATTGCGAGATCGACGCAGCAGACATGGGTCAGCGTAAAATTCAGTGTCCTGTACTGGCCCTCTGGGGAGAAAAGGGCAATCTGCCCGGTTGGTACGATGTACTAGGAATCTGGCAGGATTGGGCAGAGAATGTGCAGGGACAGAGCATTAACAGTGGTCATTATCTGCCAGAGGAAGCTCCCGAAGAGACGTATCAGGCTCTGTATGCTTTTCTGAAATGA
- a CDS encoding Rrf2 family transcriptional regulator, with the protein MKFSKATDYALHAMLYLAAVTPARLVGVQTLADKLNVSPTYLSKILTKLVKANMIESSSGAHGGYRLKRNWEEFSFLNVIHAIEGTSSFFECGLDHGPECLVQQVMIQAENEMETYLQNQKLSSLAAKMPSVH; encoded by the coding sequence ATGAAATTCTCCAAAGCAACCGATTATGCACTGCATGCTATGCTCTATCTGGCAGCAGTCACTCCTGCAAGACTCGTTGGCGTACAGACATTGGCTGATAAGCTGAATGTCTCACCGACCTATTTATCCAAAATTCTGACCAAGCTGGTCAAAGCCAATATGATTGAATCTTCTTCGGGAGCCCATGGAGGATACCGACTCAAGCGGAATTGGGAAGAGTTTTCTTTTCTTAATGTGATTCATGCCATCGAAGGAACCTCTTCCTTTTTCGAATGCGGGCTGGATCATGGGCCGGAATGTCTGGTACAACAGGTTATGATTCAGGCCGAGAACGAAATGGAGACCTATCTGCAAAACCAGAAGCTGTCATCACTCGCTGCCAAAATGCCGTCGGTTCATTAG